The following proteins are co-located in the Neisseria sp. Marseille-Q6792 genome:
- a CDS encoding phosphoribosylanthranilate isomerase: protein MRKIRTKICGITTPEDAAAAAAAGADAVGMVFFQGSSRAVDIARAKKITAALPPFVSIVALFVNESAQNIRRILAEVPIHIIQFHGDEDDAFCRQFDRPYIKAIRVQTASDIQNAAHCFPNAQALLFDAYHPSEYGGTGHRFDWTLLAEYSGKPWVLAGGLTPENVDEAVRITGAESVDVSGGVEASKGKKDPAKVAAFIATANRLSR, encoded by the coding sequence ATGAGGAAAATCCGCACCAAAATCTGCGGCATCACCACACCGGAAGACGCAGCGGCCGCCGCAGCGGCAGGTGCGGATGCCGTCGGGATGGTCTTTTTCCAAGGCAGCAGCCGGGCCGTCGATATTGCCCGCGCCAAAAAAATCACCGCCGCACTACCGCCGTTTGTCAGCATTGTCGCCCTTTTCGTCAACGAAAGCGCGCAAAACATCCGCCGCATCCTTGCCGAAGTGCCGATACACATCATCCAATTCCACGGCGACGAAGACGATGCATTCTGCCGTCAGTTCGACCGCCCCTATATCAAAGCCATTCGTGTTCAGACGGCATCAGACATCCAAAACGCCGCCCACTGCTTTCCCAACGCTCAGGCACTGCTGTTCGATGCCTATCACCCTTCGGAATACGGCGGCACCGGACACCGCTTCGACTGGACGCTGTTAGCGGAATATTCGGGCAAACCGTGGGTGCTTGCCGGCGGGCTGACCCCTGAAAACGTCGACGAAGCCGTCCGCATCACCGGAGCTGAATCTGTCGACGTATCCGGCGGCGTAGAAGCGTCTAAAGGCAAAAAAGACCCCGCCAAAGTTGCCGCCTTTATCGCAACCGCCAACCGCCTATCCCGTTAA
- the greB gene encoding transcription elongation factor GreB has product MSTETKNYITPAGWQALKDELYQLVNKERPEIVQIVNWAAGNGDRSENGDYLYGKRRMREIDRRIRFLTKRLEAAVVVDPELREATDQVFFGATVGLLRGDGREQTVKIVGIDEIDTAQNKISWISPLARCLIKAREGDEVVLNTPEGREEIEILSVEYIKID; this is encoded by the coding sequence ATGAGTACCGAAACCAAAAACTACATTACGCCCGCCGGATGGCAGGCATTGAAAGACGAGCTGTATCAGCTGGTCAACAAAGAACGCCCCGAAATCGTCCAAATCGTCAACTGGGCGGCAGGCAACGGCGACCGCAGCGAAAACGGCGACTATCTTTACGGCAAACGCCGTATGCGCGAAATCGACCGCCGCATCCGTTTCCTGACCAAGCGTTTGGAAGCTGCCGTCGTCGTCGATCCCGAATTGCGCGAAGCGACCGACCAAGTATTTTTCGGCGCGACGGTCGGTCTGTTGCGCGGCGACGGGCGCGAGCAAACCGTCAAAATCGTCGGCATCGATGAAATCGATACCGCGCAAAACAAAATTTCTTGGATTTCGCCGTTGGCGCGTTGCCTGATTAAAGCGCGCGAAGGCGACGAGGTGGTTTTGAACACGCCGGAAGGGCGTGAGGAAATTGAAATCCTTTCTGTCGAATACATCAAAATCGACTGA
- the purF gene encoding amidophosphoribosyltransferase: protein MCGVLGLVSHEPVNQLLYDGLQMLQHRGQDAAGIVTAEGGTFHMHKGKGMVREVFRTRNMRDLTGNAGIAHVRYPTAGNAGSSAEAQPFYVSSPFGIVLAHNGNLTNTAELYENVCNKHLRHVNTSSDSEVLLNVFAHELRREVSKNADPHRLNADNIFNAVAEVHRLVRGAYGVVAMIAGYGMLAFRDPYGIRPLVLGSQTDNEGRKSYAVASESVAFNALAYDLERDIRPGEAVFVGFDGTMIARQCSDKAKLSPCLFEYVYFARPDSVIDGVSVYQSRLDMGVSLAEKIKRELPVDDIDVVMPIPDTSRPSAMELAVHLKKPYREGLIKNRYIGRTFIMPGQATRKKSVRQKLSPMETEFEGKSVLLVDDSIVRGTTSREIVEMVRAAGARKVYIASAAPEVRYPNVYGIDMPTREELIANGRSAAEIAAEIGADGIVFQNLSDLEAVVKALNPKIESFDSSCFNGIYQTGDIDDAYLDRLSAEKSGCGGLKIHPSRMEHSISISDAGDEE, encoded by the coding sequence ATGTGCGGCGTATTAGGTTTGGTCAGTCATGAACCCGTGAACCAGCTTCTGTACGACGGTTTGCAGATGTTGCAGCACAGGGGGCAGGATGCGGCGGGCATTGTAACGGCGGAAGGCGGCACCTTCCATATGCACAAAGGCAAAGGAATGGTGCGCGAAGTGTTCCGTACGCGCAATATGCGCGATTTGACCGGCAACGCCGGCATCGCCCACGTCCGTTATCCCACGGCGGGCAACGCCGGCAGCAGCGCGGAGGCGCAGCCTTTCTACGTCAGCTCGCCGTTCGGCATCGTTTTGGCGCACAACGGCAACCTCACCAACACTGCCGAACTGTATGAAAACGTGTGCAACAAACACCTGCGCCACGTCAACACCAGCTCCGATTCCGAAGTTTTGCTCAACGTCTTCGCGCACGAATTGCGCCGCGAAGTCTCCAAAAACGCCGATCCGCACCGGCTCAATGCCGACAATATTTTCAACGCCGTTGCCGAAGTCCACCGCCTGGTGCGCGGCGCATACGGCGTGGTTGCCATGATTGCGGGCTACGGTATGCTTGCCTTCCGCGACCCTTACGGCATCCGCCCGCTGGTATTGGGTTCGCAAACCGACAACGAAGGCAGGAAATCCTATGCCGTCGCCTCCGAATCCGTCGCCTTCAACGCGCTTGCCTACGATTTGGAACGCGATATCCGGCCGGGCGAAGCGGTATTTGTCGGCTTTGACGGCACAATGATTGCCCGACAATGCAGCGATAAGGCCAAACTCAGCCCCTGCCTTTTTGAATATGTTTATTTTGCCCGCCCCGACTCTGTGATTGACGGCGTATCGGTTTACCAATCGCGCTTGGATATGGGCGTGTCCTTGGCGGAAAAAATCAAACGCGAGCTGCCCGTGGACGACATCGATGTCGTGATGCCCATCCCCGATACCAGCCGCCCCAGTGCAATGGAGCTTGCCGTCCACCTCAAAAAGCCTTACCGCGAAGGTTTGATTAAAAACCGCTATATCGGCCGCACCTTTATTATGCCCGGTCAGGCGACGCGCAAAAAATCCGTGCGCCAAAAACTCAGCCCGATGGAAACCGAATTTGAAGGCAAAAGCGTGTTGCTGGTGGACGACTCCATCGTACGCGGTACGACCAGCCGCGAAATCGTCGAAATGGTACGCGCGGCGGGCGCGCGCAAAGTCTATATCGCCTCCGCCGCGCCCGAAGTGCGCTATCCCAATGTGTACGGCATCGATATGCCCACGCGCGAAGAGTTGATTGCCAATGGGCGCAGCGCGGCGGAAATTGCCGCCGAAATCGGCGCAGACGGCATCGTTTTCCAAAATTTGAGCGATTTGGAAGCCGTCGTCAAAGCACTCAACCCGAAAATCGAATCCTTCGATTCGTCCTGTTTCAACGGCATTTATCAAACCGGCGACATCGATGATGCCTACCTCGACCGCCTGTCCGCCGAGAAATCCGGCTGCGGCGGTCTGAAAATCCACCCAAGCAGGATGGAACACAGCATCAGCATCAGCGATGCGGGCGACGAAGAATAA
- a CDS encoding CvpA family protein, whose translation MNSLPIADLLVSAVIAACIVLSAMRGVIAEAGSMVAWVVAFFFAKLFAASFADIAFASFQPRLFALALSFISLFVIACLIQKILRSLLTQAVSSVGLGFANRILGGVFGALKGVLIVTLLVMLASKTDLPDTEEWRRSYTVPFFVSLSETVLNHADDSDGALEGD comes from the coding sequence ATGAATAGCCTCCCCATTGCCGACCTCCTCGTCTCCGCCGTCATCGCCGCCTGCATCGTGCTATCCGCGATGCGCGGCGTGATTGCGGAGGCTGGCTCAATGGTGGCATGGGTGGTTGCCTTTTTTTTCGCCAAACTCTTTGCCGCATCCTTCGCCGACATCGCCTTTGCATCGTTCCAACCTCGCCTGTTTGCATTGGCTCTGTCGTTCATTTCCCTATTCGTCATTGCCTGTCTGATACAGAAAATACTCCGCTCGCTGCTGACACAAGCAGTTTCCTCCGTCGGCTTGGGCTTTGCCAACCGCATTTTGGGCGGCGTATTCGGTGCATTGAAAGGCGTTTTGATTGTTACCCTGCTGGTCATGCTTGCTTCAAAAACCGACCTGCCCGATACCGAAGAATGGCGGCGGTCCTATACCGTACCGTTTTTCGTTTCGCTTTCCGAAACAGTGTTAAACCATGCGGACGACAGTGATGGAGCTTTGGAAGGCGATTGA
- the ftsN gene encoding cell division protein FtsN produces the protein MSENKQNEVLSGYEQLKRRNRRRLVTASCLVAASCLLLAAALSSDPAENPPAAPTDETGSMENQAASTVQTPTLKSASEGVEPAADKPQDLASEEQAPAADNGISEPEDVGAPLVIINDRLDDSNIKGLESSAKPKQEEAAEKPQQAETAKTAPKQAKQRAAEKVPTTADSTDTVAVEKPKRTAETKPQKAERTAEAKPKAKETKTAEKVADKPKTAAEKTKPDTAKSDSAVKEAKKADKAEGKKTAEKDHSDGKKHETAQKSDKADKTKTAEKEKSEKSGKKAAIQAGYAEKERALSLQRKMKAAGIDSTITEIMTDNGKVYRVKSSNYKNARDAERDLNKLRVHGIAGQVTNE, from the coding sequence ATGTCCGAAAACAAACAAAACGAAGTCCTGAGCGGTTACGAACAACTCAAACGGCGCAACCGCCGCCGCCTCGTAACGGCAAGCTGCCTGGTTGCCGCCTCCTGCCTGCTGCTGGCGGCCGCCCTCAGTTCCGATCCTGCCGAAAATCCCCCTGCCGCACCGACTGACGAAACAGGCAGCATGGAAAACCAAGCGGCAAGCACGGTACAAACCCCGACCTTAAAATCCGCCTCAGAAGGTGTTGAACCCGCCGCCGACAAACCTCAAGACCTGGCCAGTGAAGAACAAGCACCTGCCGCCGACAACGGAATCAGCGAACCTGAAGACGTAGGCGCACCATTGGTCATCATCAACGACCGACTCGACGACAGCAATATCAAAGGCTTGGAGTCATCCGCAAAACCGAAACAGGAAGAAGCTGCCGAAAAACCGCAGCAGGCAGAAACTGCCAAAACCGCACCGAAGCAGGCAAAACAACGCGCTGCCGAAAAAGTGCCGACAACTGCCGACAGTACGGATACGGTAGCGGTTGAAAAACCGAAACGCACTGCCGAAACAAAACCGCAAAAAGCAGAACGCACTGCCGAAGCCAAGCCCAAAGCCAAAGAAACCAAAACCGCCGAAAAAGTTGCCGACAAACCGAAAACTGCCGCCGAAAAAACCAAACCGGATACGGCAAAATCCGACAGCGCGGTAAAAGAAGCGAAAAAAGCCGACAAGGCTGAAGGCAAAAAAACAGCCGAAAAAGACCATTCGGACGGCAAAAAACACGAAACGGCACAAAAAAGCGACAAAGCGGACAAGACCAAAACCGCCGAAAAAGAAAAATCCGAAAAATCCGGTAAAAAAGCCGCCATTCAGGCAGGTTATGCCGAAAAAGAACGCGCTTTGAGCCTCCAGCGCAAAATGAAAGCGGCGGGTATCGATTCGACCATTACCGAAATCATGACCGACAACGGCAAGGTTTACCGCGTCAAATCAAGCAACTATAAAAACGCAAGGGATGCCGAACGCGATTTGAACAAATTGCGCGTACACGGCATCGCCGGTCAGGTAACGAATGAATAG
- the folC gene encoding bifunctional tetrahydrofolate synthase/dihydrofolate synthase — protein sequence MKTLQDWLSHLETAHSGGLIDIGLERVGEVKKRMKLEPQCPVVVVAGTNGKGSVCAYLTQIYKQAGYKTGTLTSPHLLRYNERIAVNAEPVSDDTITASFERIETARGEISLTYFEFNALAAVDIFIREQVDVMILEVGLGGRLDAVNVFDGDCAVVTSVDLDHQAFLGDTVEQVGFEKAGVFRSGKPAICGQNPAPESLVAHAEAIGAKLLMVQRDFEFHAMENIQWNYRFRPQHSDGPARNRNALPFPALRGAYQLSNAACALTVLECLNGKLPADIGAIKRGLLLVENPGRFQVLPGRPLTVLDVGHNPHAARALRRSLINLAFAQKRTAVFSMLSDKDIDGVLEIVKDQFDEWYIAPLDVPRGMTLESLQNKLHEHSIENIQTFATVRDAYRAAASKAGENDRIVVFGSFHTVADVMSVL from the coding sequence ATGAAAACACTGCAAGACTGGCTCTCGCATTTGGAAACCGCCCACAGCGGCGGCTTGATCGATATAGGCTTGGAACGCGTAGGCGAAGTGAAAAAACGGATGAAGCTCGAGCCGCAATGCCCCGTCGTCGTCGTCGCGGGAACAAACGGCAAAGGCTCGGTCTGCGCCTATCTGACACAGATTTACAAACAGGCGGGCTACAAAACCGGCACATTAACCAGCCCCCATTTATTGCGTTACAACGAACGTATCGCCGTCAACGCCGAGCCGGTTTCAGACGACACAATCACCGCTTCCTTCGAACGCATCGAAACCGCACGCGGTGAAATATCACTGACTTATTTTGAATTCAATGCCTTAGCGGCCGTCGACATCTTCATACGCGAACAAGTCGATGTAATGATATTGGAAGTCGGCTTGGGCGGACGTTTGGACGCGGTTAATGTGTTCGACGGCGATTGCGCGGTGGTTACCAGTGTGGATTTGGATCATCAGGCGTTTTTGGGCGATACGGTCGAACAGGTCGGTTTTGAAAAAGCGGGCGTATTCCGTAGCGGCAAACCCGCCATCTGCGGTCAAAACCCCGCGCCCGAATCGTTGGTCGCACACGCCGAAGCCATAGGCGCGAAACTGCTGATGGTACAGCGCGATTTCGAGTTTCACGCGATGGAAAACATCCAATGGAACTACCGCTTCCGGCCGCAGCATTCAGACGGCCCCGCACGCAACCGCAATGCCCTGCCCTTCCCCGCATTGCGCGGCGCATACCAGCTTTCCAACGCCGCCTGCGCGCTGACCGTGTTGGAATGCTTGAACGGCAAACTGCCGGCGGACATTGGTGCAATCAAGCGCGGTTTGTTGCTGGTTGAAAACCCCGGACGCTTCCAAGTCCTGCCCGGCCGTCCGCTGACCGTTTTGGATGTCGGACACAATCCCCACGCCGCCCGCGCCCTGCGCCGCAGCCTGATTAATTTGGCGTTTGCGCAGAAACGCACCGCCGTGTTCAGCATGTTGTCCGACAAAGACATAGACGGCGTGTTGGAAATCGTTAAAGACCAGTTTGACGAATGGTATATCGCGCCTTTGGACGTGCCGCGCGGCATGACGCTCGAGAGCCTGCAAAACAAACTGCACGAACACAGCATCGAAAACATACAGACATTTGCCACCGTCCGCGACGCATATCGGGCGGCAGCCTCAAAAGCGGGCGAAAACGACAGAATCGTCGTATTCGGCTCATTTCATACCGTTGCCGATGTCATGTCGGTACTTTAA